One Pseudoalteromonas sp. UG3-2 DNA window includes the following coding sequences:
- the rplM gene encoding 50S ribosomal protein L13, translating to MKTFVAKPETVKRDWYVVDAEGKTLGRIATEIARRLRGKHKAEYTPHVDTGDYIIVINAEKVTVTGNKTQDKMYYAHTGYPGGLKSLNFEKLQAKKPEMIIEKAVKGMLPRGPLGREMFRKLKVYAGNEHNHAAQQPQVLDI from the coding sequence ATGAAAACGTTTGTTGCTAAACCAGAAACTGTAAAACGTGACTGGTACGTAGTTGACGCTGAAGGTAAAACTTTAGGTCGCATCGCTACTGAAATCGCTCGTCGCCTTCGCGGTAAGCATAAAGCTGAGTACACTCCACACGTTGACACTGGTGACTACATCATCGTAATCAACGCTGAGAAAGTTACTGTAACTGGTAACAAAACTCAGGACAAAATGTACTATGCGCACACTGGTTACCCAGGTGGCCTTAAGTCTCTAAACTTTGAGAAACTTCAAGCTAAAAAGCCTGAAATGATCATCGAGAAAGCGGTTAAAGGCATGTTACCTCGCGGTCCTCTAGGTCGTGAAATGTTCCGTAAACTTAAAGTTTACGCTGGTAACGAGCACAACCACGCTGCACAGCAGCCTCAGGTTCTAGACATTTAA
- a CDS encoding cytochrome c1 — MMKKLVIGLFALLPTLSMAAGPSVPLMEANNDLRDKASLQRGAQLFMNYCLGCHQMQYQRYERTFRDIGIPTDIGEETLIFDGSKVGSHILNAMDQEDAAKWFGAPPPDLTLISRVKSPDYIYTYLKSFYKDESRPFGVNNMVFPLVGMPHVLQELQGLPTPITEEHQVEVMENGEKVTKTVTKVVGTETDGTGEMSVDEYDQAARDITNFLAYVGEPSRLESEALGYKVLGFLVIFFILAFFLKKEYWRDVH; from the coding sequence ATGATGAAAAAGCTAGTAATCGGTTTATTCGCATTGTTGCCAACGTTGTCGATGGCAGCAGGCCCATCAGTACCATTGATGGAAGCTAACAACGACCTAAGAGATAAAGCATCTTTGCAACGTGGCGCGCAGTTGTTCATGAACTACTGCTTAGGCTGTCACCAGATGCAATACCAGCGCTATGAGCGTACCTTCCGCGATATCGGTATTCCAACTGATATTGGTGAAGAAACGCTTATTTTTGACGGCTCTAAAGTGGGTAGTCATATTTTAAACGCGATGGATCAAGAAGATGCAGCAAAGTGGTTTGGTGCTCCACCACCGGATTTAACATTGATTTCTCGTGTTAAGTCTCCAGACTATATTTACACTTATCTGAAGTCGTTTTATAAAGATGAGTCGCGCCCATTTGGCGTAAACAATATGGTCTTCCCACTGGTGGGTATGCCACACGTACTGCAAGAGCTGCAAGGCTTGCCAACGCCTATCACTGAAGAGCATCAAGTTGAAGTGATGGAAAACGGCGAAAAAGTAACAAAAACAGTAACCAAGGTAGTAGGCACCGAAACCGATGGTACTGGTGAGATGAGTGTTGATGAATACGACCAAGCGGCTCGTGATATCACTAACTTCCTAGCTTATGTCGGTGAGCCTTCTCGCCTAGAGTCAGAAGCATTAGGATATAAAGTGTTAGGCTTCTTAGTTATTTTCTTCATCCTGGCATTCTTCTTGAAGAAAGAGTACTGGAGAGATGTTCATTAA
- a CDS encoding cytochrome b, whose translation MSGQVDKAANTGAVGKVLNWIDDRIPMTRVWNMHIAQYPAPKNFNFWYLFGSLAILVLVNQIVTGIWLTMNFVPSAEGAFASVEYIMRDVEYGWLLRYLHSTGASAFFVVVYLHMFRGMIYGSYQKPRELLWLFGMFIFLALMAEAFMGYLLPWGQMSFWGAQVIISLFGAIPVIGDDLTLWIRGDYVISGATLNRFFALHVIALPLVLVILVFLHIVALHEVGSNNPDGVEIKRKKGTVAEEDKPKFKFHEYYTSKKDIVDAIPFHPYYTVKDVVGVAGFLIFFCAIVFFAPEMNGFFLEAPNFEAANPLKTPEHIFPVWYFTPFYAILRAIPDKLIGVLAMGASIVALALLPWIDRGSVRSIRYRCGLHKLNIAQFVVTFIILGWIGATPQTDFKTLLSQITTVTYFMFFVLLFFYSKNEKTKPLPTRLTK comes from the coding sequence ATGTCTGGTCAAGTAGATAAAGCAGCAAATACGGGCGCCGTGGGTAAGGTGTTAAACTGGATTGATGATCGTATTCCAATGACGCGTGTTTGGAATATGCACATTGCGCAATACCCAGCGCCGAAAAACTTTAACTTTTGGTACTTGTTTGGCTCGTTGGCCATTCTTGTACTTGTTAACCAGATCGTAACTGGTATCTGGCTAACGATGAACTTTGTTCCTTCAGCTGAGGGCGCATTCGCTTCAGTTGAATACATCATGCGTGACGTTGAATACGGCTGGTTGCTAAGGTATCTGCACTCCACTGGGGCCTCGGCTTTCTTTGTGGTGGTCTATCTGCACATGTTCCGTGGCATGATTTACGGTTCTTACCAAAAGCCTCGTGAATTGCTTTGGCTATTTGGTATGTTCATCTTCCTAGCCTTGATGGCTGAAGCCTTTATGGGTTATCTATTGCCTTGGGGTCAGATGTCATTCTGGGGTGCTCAGGTAATCATCTCACTGTTTGGTGCGATCCCAGTTATTGGTGATGACTTAACTTTATGGATCCGTGGTGACTACGTAATCTCTGGTGCAACGCTTAACCGTTTCTTTGCTTTACACGTTATTGCACTGCCATTGGTTCTTGTTATCCTAGTTTTCCTTCACATTGTGGCATTACATGAAGTGGGCTCAAACAACCCTGACGGCGTTGAAATCAAACGTAAGAAAGGCACTGTTGCTGAAGAAGATAAGCCTAAATTCAAATTCCATGAGTACTACACCAGCAAAAAAGACATTGTTGATGCGATTCCATTCCACCCGTATTACACCGTAAAAGACGTAGTGGGTGTGGCAGGCTTCTTAATTTTCTTCTGTGCTATTGTGTTCTTTGCACCGGAAATGAATGGCTTCTTCCTTGAGGCGCCAAACTTTGAAGCAGCTAACCCATTGAAGACACCAGAACATATTTTCCCTGTTTGGTACTTCACACCGTTCTACGCGATTCTACGTGCTATCCCAGATAAGTTAATCGGGGTATTAGCAATGGGTGCATCGATTGTAGCGCTAGCGTTACTGCCTTGGATTGACCGTGGCTCGGTACGCTCTATTCGTTACCGTTGTGGTCTACACAAGTTGAACATTGCACAGTTTGTTGTGACTTTCATTATCCTTGGCTGGATTGGTGCAACACCACAAACTGACTTTAAAACGTTGTTGTCGCAAATCACGACTGTGACATACTTCATGTTCTTCGTATTGTTGTTCTTCTATAGTAAAAATGAGAAGACGAAGCCATTACCAACGAGGTTAACGAAATGA
- a CDS encoding trypsin-like peptidase domain-containing protein, protein MFKLFKFIFPPLLAGLGIAFIVIWFNPELRSNLPQLEVSPHTQAKHMSFADAVDKAAPAVVTIFSEGFSNQPRYQRQSTVRELGSGVIMSRDGYILTNYHVVNNADQIIVLLTDGRQYTDTQLIGFDTITDLALLKIPAENLPVIPIDNSFNPRVGDVVLAIGNPLNLGQTITQGIISATGKQALTDSQFNSLLQMDAAINVGNSGGAVVNSNGALVGITSAQFRTRLNIDIQGISFAIPYDLALEVMNKLIMDGRVIRGYLGFRGTPVDNTGKSVTDLYTPIVGLAVSDLDPLGPAWQAGMKEGDIVVKVAGDAVTNPQQTLKKIGNTAPGTKLKFEVLRGGKRLNINVEVAELETGY, encoded by the coding sequence GTGTTCAAATTATTTAAGTTTATCTTCCCGCCTTTATTGGCCGGGCTAGGTATTGCTTTCATTGTTATCTGGTTTAACCCAGAGCTGCGAAGCAATTTACCACAATTAGAGGTCTCACCGCATACCCAAGCCAAGCATATGAGTTTTGCTGATGCCGTCGATAAAGCGGCCCCCGCAGTGGTGACCATTTTTTCAGAAGGTTTCAGTAATCAACCTAGATACCAACGGCAAAGCACTGTCAGAGAGCTCGGCTCTGGGGTGATTATGAGCCGCGATGGCTATATCCTGACCAACTATCATGTGGTGAATAATGCCGACCAAATCATTGTTTTACTCACCGACGGCAGACAGTATACCGACACCCAATTAATTGGCTTTGACACCATTACCGATTTGGCGTTACTGAAGATCCCAGCGGAAAACCTGCCGGTGATCCCCATCGATAACAGTTTTAATCCCAGAGTCGGTGATGTGGTGTTAGCGATTGGTAACCCACTGAACTTAGGGCAAACCATCACTCAAGGGATCATTAGCGCAACAGGCAAGCAAGCACTTACCGACAGTCAATTTAACAGTTTGTTGCAAATGGATGCTGCGATTAATGTGGGTAACTCGGGTGGTGCGGTAGTGAACTCCAATGGCGCCCTAGTTGGGATTACCTCAGCCCAGTTTAGAACTCGGCTTAACATTGATATCCAAGGTATTTCATTTGCCATTCCGTACGACCTTGCCCTTGAGGTAATGAACAAGTTGATCATGGACGGGCGAGTTATTCGTGGTTATTTAGGCTTTAGAGGCACTCCGGTGGACAACACCGGGAAAAGTGTCACAGATCTGTACACGCCCATTGTGGGACTCGCGGTGAGCGACCTTGACCCATTGGGACCGGCTTGGCAGGCGGGAATGAAAGAGGGAGATATTGTTGTCAAAGTGGCCGGAGATGCGGTTACTAACCCACAGCAAACACTAAAGAAAATTGGCAATACCGCGCCAGGTACTAAGCTCAAATTTGAAGTGTTACGTGGCGGTAAGCGGCTCAACATCAACGTTGAAGTCGCAGAACTAGAAACCGGATACTAA
- the rpsI gene encoding 30S ribosomal protein S9, whose protein sequence is MMANQYYGTGRRKSSSARVFLRPGTGNIVINKRSLEEFFGRETARMVVRQPLELVEMTEKFDLHITVAGGGTTGQAGAIRHGITRALMEFDESLRPTLRKAGFVTRDARKVERKKVGLKKARKKTQFSKR, encoded by the coding sequence ATCATGGCAAATCAATACTACGGTACAGGTCGTCGTAAAAGTTCAAGTGCTCGCGTATTCTTACGCCCAGGCACTGGCAACATCGTAATCAATAAACGCTCTTTAGAAGAGTTCTTCGGTCGTGAAACGGCTCGTATGGTTGTTCGTCAGCCACTAGAGCTTGTTGAAATGACAGAAAAGTTTGACCTACACATCACTGTTGCAGGTGGTGGTACTACTGGTCAAGCTGGTGCTATCCGTCACGGTATCACTCGTGCACTAATGGAGTTTGACGAGTCTCTACGTCCTACTCTACGTAAAGCTGGCTTTGTTACTCGCGATGCTCGTAAAGTTGAGCGTAAGAAAGTGGGTCTTAAGAAAGCACGTAAGAAGACACAGTTCTCAAAGCGTTAA
- a CDS encoding ClpXP protease specificity-enhancing factor, protein MTSNRPYLLRAFYEWIVDNDCTPHLVVNADFPSVQVPTQFIQEGQIVLNISPSAVTNFSMDNQALSFNARFGGQPMQVYVPVGAILAIYARENGEGTVFTPEEDLFEEQGTEPELEVESTPEPEAKPDADKKKGSHLRVIK, encoded by the coding sequence ATGACGTCTAATCGTCCTTATCTGTTACGCGCGTTCTATGAGTGGATTGTCGACAACGACTGCACACCTCATTTAGTGGTGAATGCTGACTTTCCTTCAGTACAAGTACCAACACAATTTATCCAAGAAGGGCAAATTGTGTTGAATATTAGTCCGTCGGCGGTGACCAACTTCTCAATGGACAATCAAGCACTTAGCTTTAATGCTCGATTTGGTGGTCAGCCTATGCAGGTGTATGTGCCGGTTGGGGCCATACTGGCTATCTATGCCCGAGAAAATGGTGAAGGCACCGTATTTACTCCAGAAGAAGATCTTTTTGAAGAGCAGGGTACGGAGCCAGAGTTAGAAGTAGAATCTACTCCTGAGCCAGAGGCAAAGCCTGACGCAGACAAGAAGAAAGGGTCACACTTGAGAGTGATCAAGTAA
- a CDS encoding YhcB family protein, translating into MTTVTWLGLLIIVAIAAFFLGSFITKKQFKHDELEIQAQQAKHDLEQYRQDVSDHLAGTRKLVNKMQDSYSQLLSHVEETNQLLTKERPSHPQDPFFSKETTEQLQASLQARPEKRRKQDPSFDAPPSDYAEGETGLFSGDKKESEQIKAS; encoded by the coding sequence ATGACTACCGTTACTTGGCTTGGACTACTCATTATTGTTGCGATTGCCGCCTTCTTTTTAGGCAGCTTTATCACCAAAAAACAGTTCAAGCACGATGAGCTTGAAATTCAAGCACAACAGGCTAAGCACGACTTAGAGCAATACCGTCAGGATGTCTCAGATCACCTAGCCGGCACGCGCAAGCTAGTTAATAAAATGCAAGACAGCTACTCGCAATTGCTAAGTCATGTTGAAGAAACCAATCAGCTGCTGACCAAAGAACGTCCTTCTCACCCGCAAGATCCGTTCTTCTCGAAAGAAACCACTGAGCAGTTGCAAGCCTCTTTACAGGCGCGCCCTGAGAAACGACGTAAACAAGACCCTAGCTTCGATGCGCCGCCTAGCGACTACGCGGAAGGAGAAACGGGGTTATTTTCTGGCGATAAAAAAGAAAGTGAGCAAATTAAAGCCTCTTGA
- the petA gene encoding ubiquinol-cytochrome c reductase iron-sulfur subunit, with protein sequence MSNAPVDNSRRRFLTIATSVVGGVGAVGAAVPFIASWNPSERAKSAGAPVEVDISKLEPGQLIRVEWRGKPVWIVSRTPRMIEQMKQHEGQLRDPNSEEPQQLESAKNDHRSKRPEIFVAVGICTHLGCSPTFLNGSFGEKVEGTESGFFCPCHGSKFDMAGRVFQNVPAPLNLEVPPYTFIDDTTILVGEEEGVA encoded by the coding sequence ATGAGCAATGCGCCTGTAGACAACAGCCGACGTCGCTTTTTAACTATCGCTACCTCTGTCGTAGGTGGCGTTGGTGCGGTTGGAGCTGCTGTTCCTTTTATTGCGTCCTGGAATCCAAGTGAGCGAGCTAAATCTGCAGGTGCGCCTGTAGAAGTAGATATCAGCAAACTTGAACCTGGACAACTTATTCGTGTTGAGTGGCGAGGCAAACCGGTATGGATTGTTTCTCGTACACCTAGAATGATAGAACAAATGAAACAACACGAAGGCCAACTTCGTGATCCTAACTCTGAAGAGCCTCAGCAGCTAGAGTCTGCTAAGAACGATCATCGTTCTAAGCGACCTGAAATCTTCGTAGCGGTTGGGATTTGTACGCACTTAGGATGTTCACCAACGTTCTTAAACGGAAGCTTTGGTGAAAAAGTAGAAGGCACGGAAAGTGGTTTCTTCTGTCCTTGTCATGGTTCCAAGTTTGATATGGCTGGTCGTGTATTCCAAAACGTACCTGCACCACTCAACTTAGAAGTCCCTCCGTATACCTTTATTGACGACACTACCATCTTGGTAGGTGAAGAAGAAGGGGTTGCATAA
- a CDS encoding SIS domain-containing protein, whose translation MQESIKSIFTESIQAQIAAGEVLPHSLESAAMTMAQSLINGNKIICCGAPSNHMLATHFATILSNFYETERPCLPAIALTNEQYNLASPENGKARERFAKQVRAFAQEGDLLVVYAINGQEKSVIGAVEAALTRDMKVIALVGDDGGEITGLLGPQDVEIRIPSKRPSRIIESQLFNTHCLSELIDAILFPQDEV comes from the coding sequence ATGCAAGAATCTATTAAGTCAATATTTACAGAGTCTATTCAAGCCCAGATAGCGGCAGGTGAAGTACTGCCTCACTCATTGGAATCCGCCGCCATGACCATGGCGCAAAGCCTCATCAATGGCAATAAAATTATCTGTTGTGGCGCTCCGAGTAATCATATGCTGGCAACCCACTTTGCCACCATTTTAAGCAATTTTTACGAAACTGAGCGCCCTTGTTTACCAGCGATAGCCTTAACCAACGAGCAATACAACCTAGCCTCTCCAGAAAATGGTAAAGCCAGAGAGCGCTTTGCCAAACAAGTCAGAGCCTTCGCTCAAGAAGGTGACTTGTTGGTAGTGTATGCCATTAATGGCCAAGAGAAATCAGTGATTGGCGCTGTTGAGGCAGCCCTTACCAGAGACATGAAAGTCATTGCCCTGGTGGGCGACGATGGCGGTGAGATCACCGGGTTATTAGGCCCTCAAGACGTTGAAATCCGCATTCCCAGTAAGCGTCCAAGTCGTATTATTGAATCACAATTATTTAATACTCACTGCCTTAGTGAGTTAATCGATGCCATATTGTTCCCTCAGGATGAAGTATAA
- the zapE gene encoding cell division protein ZapE: MTPWEKYQQDLQRDDFQYDSAQENAVKHLQRLYDDLVNQPEPKLGFFARLLGKQPSQPKVQGLYFWGGVGRGKTYLVDTFYEALPTERKMRVHFHRFMHRVHSELKKLKEVKNPLETIADIFKAETDIICFDEFFVQDITDAMLLGGLMEALFERGIVLVATSNIIPDELYKNGLQRARFLPAIELVKQNTEVVNVDSGIDYRLRTLEQAEIFHSPLDQQADDNLFEYFEKLSPEPGQKDQSIEIEGRQIQTRMVSDCIVMFDFTALCETARSQVDYMEISRLYNTVILSNVKQMGQHNDDAARRFIALVDEFYERNVTLIISAAAPITELYTQGTLTFEFKRCISRLQEMQSHEYLAREHLA; this comes from the coding sequence ATGACGCCTTGGGAAAAATATCAGCAAGACCTACAACGTGATGACTTTCAATACGACAGTGCGCAGGAAAATGCCGTTAAGCATTTGCAGCGCCTTTATGATGATTTGGTCAACCAGCCGGAACCGAAATTAGGCTTCTTTGCGCGCCTGCTGGGTAAGCAGCCGTCGCAGCCTAAAGTTCAAGGCCTATATTTTTGGGGCGGAGTGGGGCGCGGTAAAACCTATCTGGTTGATACTTTTTACGAAGCCTTGCCAACAGAGCGCAAAATGCGGGTGCATTTTCATCGCTTTATGCATCGGGTTCATAGCGAGCTAAAAAAGCTCAAAGAGGTAAAAAACCCGCTTGAGACTATTGCCGATATTTTTAAAGCGGAAACCGACATCATTTGCTTCGATGAGTTTTTTGTCCAAGACATTACCGATGCCATGTTGCTCGGTGGGTTGATGGAAGCCTTATTCGAACGTGGCATTGTGTTAGTGGCAACGTCTAACATTATTCCCGATGAGCTATATAAAAACGGCCTGCAGCGAGCGCGTTTTTTACCGGCCATTGAGTTAGTAAAGCAAAACACGGAAGTGGTGAATGTGGATTCCGGCATTGATTATCGCTTACGCACCTTAGAGCAAGCGGAAATCTTCCATAGCCCGTTGGATCAACAAGCCGACGATAATTTATTTGAGTACTTCGAGAAGCTTTCTCCTGAGCCGGGGCAAAAAGATCAAAGCATCGAAATAGAAGGGCGACAGATCCAAACCCGTATGGTGTCGGATTGTATTGTTATGTTCGATTTTACCGCGCTGTGTGAAACCGCGCGCTCACAAGTGGATTACATGGAGATAAGCCGTCTTTATAACACCGTTATTTTGTCGAACGTAAAACAAATGGGGCAGCATAATGACGATGCTGCACGGCGCTTTATTGCCTTGGTGGATGAGTTTTATGAGCGCAATGTAACGCTTATCATCTCCGCTGCTGCGCCGATCACCGAATTGTACACGCAAGGCACCTTAACCTTTGAATTTAAACGTTGCATTAGTCGCTTGCAAGAAATGCAGTCCCATGAATACCTCGCCCGTGAGCATTTAGCCTAA
- the sspA gene encoding stringent starvation protein SspA yields MAVAANKRPVMTLFSGSNCMYSHQVRIVLAEKGVSVDIHQAEKDNLPEALHEINPYGTVPTLIDRELGLYQADIIMEYLDERFPHPPLMPVYPVMRGRSRLMMHRIETDWYSLAEKITAGGDEAAQARKELTEALLAVAPIFNEAPYFMSEEFSLVDCYLAPLLWRLPQLGIELNGAGSKELKEYMLRLFERDSFQASLTDAEREIRS; encoded by the coding sequence ATGGCCGTTGCTGCCAATAAGCGCCCTGTAATGACACTTTTTTCTGGCTCTAACTGTATGTATAGCCATCAAGTACGCATTGTGCTTGCTGAAAAAGGTGTAAGTGTTGATATTCATCAGGCTGAAAAGGACAACTTACCAGAAGCTCTGCATGAGATTAACCCGTATGGCACAGTGCCAACGTTAATTGACCGCGAGCTTGGCTTGTATCAAGCTGACATCATTATGGAATATTTAGATGAGCGCTTCCCGCATCCTCCGTTGATGCCAGTATACCCAGTTATGCGTGGTCGTAGCCGTCTGATGATGCACCGCATTGAAACAGACTGGTATAGCCTAGCTGAAAAAATCACCGCGGGCGGTGATGAAGCTGCGCAAGCGCGTAAAGAGCTAACAGAAGCTTTGCTAGCTGTTGCACCTATTTTCAATGAAGCCCCTTACTTTATGAGTGAGGAATTTAGCTTGGTTGATTGTTACCTTGCACCACTGCTATGGCGTCTACCGCAATTAGGTATTGAGCTTAACGGTGCTGGTAGTAAAGAGCTAAAAGAATACATGCTACGTTTGTTCGAACGTGACTCATTCCAAGCATCACTAACAGATGCTGAACGCGAGATCAGATCATAA
- a CDS encoding DegQ family serine endoprotease produces MKFKLSLLSAALLSSSLLLLPQQSVAKLPVAVDGQQLPTLAPMLEKVAPGVVSIQVRGAKEVRRRVDPFDFFFGQPQPRSQKRPFSGLGSGVIIDADEGYVVTNNHVIDDADEMIVTLKDGREFKAKLLGSDPESDIALLQIDGDDLTEVKLANSDKLRVGDFSVAIGNPFGLSHTVTSGIISALGRSGLNIEGYEDFIQTDAAINQGNSGGALVNLKGELIGINTAILGSSGGNVGIGFAIPSNMMKNLVDQIVEYGEVRRGSLGIMGRTLDAGLAKAQGFDVKRGAYVMQVLKDSAADDAGLKANDVIVSLNGDAIESFNELQGKIATMGEGREVTLGIYRDGDIREIDVELGGQQQQQANAEDIHPMLRGAVLEGGERNGNEGVVVVSVESRSPAARVGLEEGDVIMQVNRQRVTNVNDMSKLIDNIQGNIVLGIKRGRETVFYLIQ; encoded by the coding sequence ATGAAATTTAAATTATCTTTGCTATCAGCCGCACTGCTTTCTTCCAGTCTATTGCTGTTACCGCAGCAAAGTGTGGCCAAGTTACCCGTTGCCGTAGATGGCCAACAATTACCCACCTTAGCGCCCATGCTAGAAAAGGTCGCCCCGGGCGTTGTAAGTATCCAAGTCCGCGGTGCCAAAGAAGTGCGCCGTCGCGTTGACCCCTTTGACTTTTTCTTTGGGCAACCACAACCACGGAGTCAAAAGCGGCCGTTCAGTGGCCTAGGCTCGGGTGTTATTATTGATGCCGATGAAGGCTATGTGGTAACCAACAACCACGTCATTGATGACGCTGATGAAATGATAGTAACACTCAAAGATGGCCGCGAATTCAAGGCAAAATTGCTTGGCAGCGATCCGGAATCGGACATCGCATTGCTGCAAATCGATGGCGATGATCTCACCGAGGTAAAACTGGCTAACTCCGATAAGTTAAGAGTCGGCGATTTTTCTGTGGCTATTGGTAACCCTTTTGGTCTCAGTCATACCGTCACTTCGGGCATTATCAGTGCCCTTGGTCGCAGTGGACTAAACATTGAGGGTTACGAAGACTTTATTCAAACCGATGCTGCCATTAACCAAGGTAACTCTGGTGGCGCACTGGTGAATCTAAAGGGCGAATTAATTGGCATTAACACCGCCATTTTAGGTTCTTCGGGCGGCAATGTTGGGATTGGTTTTGCAATTCCTTCCAATATGATGAAAAACTTGGTGGATCAGATTGTCGAGTATGGTGAAGTGCGTCGTGGCTCGCTCGGTATTATGGGCCGTACACTAGACGCGGGCCTTGCCAAAGCACAAGGCTTTGACGTTAAGCGTGGTGCTTATGTCATGCAAGTACTCAAAGACTCTGCCGCCGATGATGCCGGGCTGAAAGCCAACGATGTCATTGTTAGCCTGAACGGCGACGCCATTGAGAGCTTCAATGAATTACAAGGCAAAATTGCCACTATGGGTGAAGGTCGTGAGGTGACGCTGGGTATTTACCGTGATGGTGACATCCGTGAAATCGACGTGGAACTGGGTGGTCAGCAACAGCAACAAGCCAATGCCGAAGACATCCATCCGATGCTCCGTGGTGCCGTGTTAGAAGGCGGTGAACGCAATGGTAACGAAGGTGTGGTAGTGGTTTCTGTCGAATCGCGTTCACCTGCAGCCCGAGTTGGCCTAGAAGAAGGCGACGTTATCATGCAAGTGAATCGCCAACGCGTCACCAATGTTAACGACATGTCTAAGTTAATTGATAACATCCAAGGGAATATTGTTTTAGGTATTAAGCGCGGCCGCGAAACCGTGTTCTACTTAATCCAATAA
- the dolP gene encoding division/outer membrane stress-associated lipid-binding lipoprotein: MMRIASLLAAIMLLQGCAAAVVAGTAGAVSAANDRRTIGAQIDDNNIEIKGTLAIKGIKRLADHANITLVSVNGVVLMIGQVANQEMKSQAERALRDVSGIRQIHNQLRLSSNIGITTQTHDTWLTSKVKTKLLAADDVNGANIKVVTENAEVFLMGLVSQTEANSAVEIARNISGVKRVIKAFEYL, from the coding sequence ATGATGAGAATAGCTTCCTTATTAGCCGCTATAATGTTGCTCCAAGGCTGTGCTGCTGCCGTTGTAGCGGGTACTGCAGGAGCAGTGTCTGCGGCAAACGATAGACGCACTATCGGCGCACAAATCGACGATAACAATATCGAAATAAAAGGCACATTGGCAATTAAAGGCATTAAACGCCTTGCCGATCACGCCAATATCACTTTGGTGAGCGTTAACGGTGTAGTTTTGATGATTGGCCAAGTAGCCAACCAAGAAATGAAATCTCAAGCAGAGCGAGCACTGCGAGACGTCTCCGGGATCCGTCAGATACACAACCAGCTGCGACTCAGCAGCAATATTGGCATCACCACCCAAACCCATGATACCTGGCTTACTTCGAAGGTAAAAACCAAACTATTGGCAGCGGATGATGTTAATGGCGCAAATATCAAGGTGGTGACCGAGAACGCCGAAGTATTCTTAATGGGGTTAGTATCGCAAACAGAAGCCAATTCTGCGGTTGAGATTGCTCGCAATATCAGTGGTGTTAAGCGAGTGATTAAAGCGTTTGAATATCTCTAG